The genomic DNA CAATCGCTCTCATAAGTATTTGTTTTTATGTAACATTGCTTTTGGAAAAAGCGATTGCATCGGTTTTTAGTTTAGAGTAGACTCAATAATGTAACTTTTTTTACATATTATGATAGATTAATGAGAATTGAAAAAATAAATCGAAGTTATTATAGTGGAAAAAGAAATGCCGATAATTTCACCAAATATAAATGCTGTCGCTAACTTCATTACAGATTAACACAGCCGAAACCAGTTTACTCAATGCTAAAATGATTCTTCTTCAGAGGGAAATAAATTACTCTTCACATCCTTAATGAATCGTGCATACGCTTCTTTCATCTCAGGAGCCATATGCGCATATCTACGCACAAATTTTGGTTTAAAATGATCATAAATCCCCAATAAATCATGCGTTACCAATATTTGACCATCACAATGAAGTCCCGCTCCAATACCAATAGTGGGAATTGAAAGTCTTTCTGTAACTGTTTTTGCGACTTCTGAGGGCACCATTTCCAGAACAATGGAAAACGCACCGGCTTCTTCCAGTTTAATGGCATCCGTTAATAATTCTTCAGCTTTTTTTTCTTCCCGGGCTTGCACCCGATATCCGCCAATCGTATTAACCGATTGTGGAGTTAATCCCAAGTGGCCCATTACGGGAATTCCAATTTTTACCAAATACGAAATTGTTTCCGCCAACCAACTTCCACCTTCAAATTTAACAGCTTCTGCTCTTCCCTCTTTGATACATCGGCCGGCATTTTCAATTGCCACTTCCAGATTAACCTGGTAAGACATAAATGGCATGTCTGCAACCACCAAGGCTCGTTCATTCCCTCTAGCCACAGCACGAGTATGATAAATGATGTCATCTACAGTAACGGGAATCGTATTTTTATACCCGGAAAACACCATTCCAACAGAGTCCCCGACTAATATCAAATCGATGTTGGATTCACTTAAATGCTTGGCCATTAAATGATCATACGCTGTTAAACAGGCAATTTTCTCGCCTCGCCTTTTCATTGCAATAATATCGGGAGCGGTAATTTTTGTTTTTCTATTCGTTGATTTGTTATTTTGGTTAGTAATACTCATTTGGTGCGTTATTAGTTGATAGGTTATAGTTTATTTAATTATTGTAATTTATCTGGAATATTTTTGAATATACTAAACTCGAACTGTCTATTTACATTGATAATCAATCGGTTTACCAAACTGTTTTATTTATTACTTCAGAAACTTTTTTCAATAATCCCACCCCCCACTACTTTGTCATCGTCATAAAAAACTACCGATTGCCCGGGAGTAATTGCAAATTGAGGATCATCAAACAAAACTTCCACCAAATCTTTTCCCTTGGCGGAAACAGTTGCAAAAGCGCCCGGGTCTCGATATCTGATTTTTACGAAAAACCGACTCGGCCCTTTTAATGCATCTATGGCGCTCCAATTAATCTTGCTTGCCAATAATCCTTTTTTTAATAAATCTGATTTATTTCCAACGACGATCTTTTTTTCTTCGGGCAATATATCCACCACATAAGCAGGTTTACCCAGGGCAATTCCTAACCCTCTGCGCTGTCCAATTGTAAAATACGGATACCCTTCATGGGTGCCGATGGTTGCATCATCAGTAGTTACAATATTACCACCAATATTTTGATTTTCATTGTTTGCCAGCAAACGTTCTTTTAATAACCGGCGGTAATCATTGTCAGGCACAAAGCAAATTTCCTGGCTTTCGACTTTATCAGCGGTTTTAAGTCCCAGTTTATCGGCAGTTTTACGAACTTCAGCCTTGGTCATTTCACCCAGTGGGAAAATTGTTCGGGATAGACTTTTTTGTGTCAACCCCCACAATGCATAAGATTGGTCCTTAGCAGCAAACGTAGCGTTCTGTACATAATATCTATTTTGGGATTCACTATACCCAATTCGAGCATAATGACCGGTAGCAAGATAGTCAGCCCCCAATTCATCCATTTTATTCAATAAAGATTCCCATTTAATTTTGATGTTACAATTGATACAAGGATTTGGGGTACGTCCCAGTAAATATTCGGAAACAAAATCATCAACAACATATCTGTTGAAATCATCGCGAAAATCGACAACATAATGCGGAATGCCTAGCGTTTGGCAAACATCTCTGGCATCATTCATGGTTTCAATGGTACAACAAGTGGCTTCTCTTTTTGTATTCCCACCAACCTCCCGAAATTCCCACAACTTCATAGTAATTCCAATGACACGATAACCTTGCTGTGCTAAAAGAGCCGCTGCAACCGAACTGTCCACACCTCCGCTCATTGCCACAACTACGATTGAATTTTTTGGAATAGATCTATTCATTCAATTTCTTTGTGAATCAGGTTATAAGTCACAAATGGTATAATGATATCCACGGTTTTGCAACGATATTTCACCTGCTTTTATTCCGAAGTAATCTTATTCTCTTCACTTCTTCAACTAGAACTTTAGCGGTATATTCAATTTCCTCAATTGTGTTTGTCCTGCCAAGAGAAATCCGCAATGTTCCATTAATTTTTTCCGGTGGTAGACCAATACCGGCCAAAACATGAGAGGGTTTGCTGCTTCCTGAAGAACAAGCCGATCCGTTTGATGCTGCAATGCCCTTCATATCCAAAGAAATTAACAACGAATTTGCATCAATACCAGTGAAGGCAATGTTCAAATTCCCGGGTAATCTCCTGATTGGGTGGCCATT from candidate division KSB1 bacterium includes the following:
- the panB gene encoding 3-methyl-2-oxobutanoate hydroxymethyltransferase; protein product: MSITNQNNKSTNRKTKITAPDIIAMKRRGEKIACLTAYDHLMAKHLSESNIDLILVGDSVGMVFSGYKNTIPVTVDDIIYHTRAVARGNERALVVADMPFMSYQVNLEVAIENAGRCIKEGRAEAVKFEGGSWLAETISYLVKIGIPVMGHLGLTPQSVNTIGGYRVQAREEKKAEELLTDAIKLEEAGAFSIVLEMVPSEVAKTVTERLSIPTIGIGAGLHCDGQILVTHDLLGIYDHFKPKFVRRYAHMAPEMKEAYARFIKDVKSNLFPSEEESF
- the mnmA gene encoding tRNA 2-thiouridine(34) synthase MnmA, encoding MNRSIPKNSIVVVAMSGGVDSSVAAALLAQQGYRVIGITMKLWEFREVGGNTKREATCCTIETMNDARDVCQTLGIPHYVVDFRDDFNRYVVDDFVSEYLLGRTPNPCINCNIKIKWESLLNKMDELGADYLATGHYARIGYSESQNRYYVQNATFAAKDQSYALWGLTQKSLSRTIFPLGEMTKAEVRKTADKLGLKTADKVESQEICFVPDNDYRRLLKERLLANNENQNIGGNIVTTDDATIGTHEGYPYFTIGQRRGLGIALGKPAYVVDILPEEKKIVVGNKSDLLKKGLLASKINWSAIDALKGPSRFFVKIRYRDPGAFATVSAKGKDLVEVLFDDPQFAITPGQSVVFYDDDKVVGGGIIEKSF